In Ancalomicrobiaceae bacterium S20, the following proteins share a genomic window:
- a CDS encoding peroxiredoxin has product MALGIGDSAPDFDLETANGRVRRQDFVGKPYVIYFYPKDDTPGCTKEAIGFSCLASEFANAGVTVIGISPDNTKSHEKFRVKHELSVTLASDPEHQLMEAFGVWVEKSMYGRTYMGVERATFLIGADGRIAAAWPKVKVDGHAEAVLAAAKAL; this is encoded by the coding sequence ATGGCTCTCGGTATCGGCGATTCGGCCCCGGATTTCGACCTCGAAACTGCCAACGGCCGCGTACGACGCCAGGATTTCGTGGGAAAACCCTACGTCATCTATTTCTATCCGAAGGATGACACGCCCGGCTGCACCAAGGAGGCGATCGGTTTCTCTTGCCTCGCCTCCGAATTCGCGAATGCGGGCGTCACGGTCATCGGAATTTCTCCGGACAATACCAAGTCGCATGAGAAATTTCGGGTCAAGCACGAGCTGAGCGTGACCCTCGCCTCGGACCCCGAACACCAGCTCATGGAGGCGTTCGGCGTCTGGGTCGAGAAGAGCATGTACGGCCGCACCTACATGGGCGTCGAACGCGCGACCTTCCTGATCGGCGCCGATGGCCGCATCGCCGCCGCCTGGCCCAAGGTCAAGGTCGACGGCCACGCCGAGGCCGTACTCGCCGCCGCCAAGGCGCTCTGA